The window CTCATCACACTATCGCTTTCTCATTAAAGGATTCACAATGTCTTCTATACCCGATCCCGAAAAGGGAGAGTGCTCACCTACATCttcccctccatccatccattcctcCACCGacagcatcaccactgcGCAAtcagaagaacaagactttgacaacgaaaagaagacggTCCGCAATCAAATTCTCGAGGACAATCCTGAGCCTCATCATGACGCTCTTGTCCCAACCGTCAGCTTAGCAACGGCAGCGCAGCCCACGGGCGACgcagctggacaagaagctggccgcTCCCGGTCTAGGGCTTCAACTACGCGATCAAGGACTCTCAACGTCATTCCTCGCTCTCAGCGCCGTGGGCTTCTGGGCCGTTTTGCTGTTGTGCCCGAGGTTGACCGTCCTTATGATTACAAGAACTCGACCAAATGGGGCATCACTTTGACTATTGCTGTggcaactgctgctgctcctctcGGTTCCTCCATCTTTTACCGTACGCAAATACCAATATCCATGATCAAATCAGAAAGTTGAGCTAACGAATTACAGCTGCTCTCCCTGAGATGACCAAAAGTCTCAACACCACCGAAGACATTGCCAACCTCTCTGTCGCCCTTTACATGAtctccatgtccatctttCCCCTCTGGTGGTCGTCCTTCTCAGAGCAATTCGGCCGCCGCTCAATCTACATCATCTCCTTTGCCCtctttctcatctttgcTATTCTCTCCGCCGTTTCCACCAACATCGCCATGCTCATCGTCTTCCGTATCTTCACTGGCGGTGCTTCCGCCTCTGTCCAAGCGGTTGGTGCCGGCACCATTGCCGACATCTGGGAGTCTCATGAGCGAGGCCGTGCTATGAGCATGTTTTATCTTGGACCGCTGCTTGCACCCCTGATTGCACCCATCGTTGGAGGTGCTCTGGCCCAGGCATGGGGATGGAAGGCGACCATGTGGTTTCTTGCAATTTACGGggtcgtcatcttggccatgttAATCTTCTTCCTTCCTGAGACGCTGGCACGAAAGAAGGTTGAGGTACCCGTTGAGGAACCCGCTCCTGAATCGATCCGTCGCATGACGACCACTGAGTCTGCCAAAGTTCAGACCAGGAAACTCGCTGCGAGCGCCAAACAGGTATTTATTGATCCCCTCAAGgtgctcctctttctccgATTCCCTCCGGTATTCATCACTGTCTTTACCGCTGCCATTGCTTTTGGTGCCCTATTCATCTCCAACATTTCTATCCAGCAAAAGTTCTCGCAGCCTCCTTACAACTATAGCGAGATCATCGTTGGCTTGCTCTACCTCCCTGCGGGCTTGGGCTACTTCATCGCCTCCCTCTTTGGAGGCAGATGGATCGACAAGATCATGGCTAGACAGGCCATTAAAGCAAATCGATATGACGAAAATGGCAAGCTTATCTACTTGCCTGAGGATCGTTTCAGGGAGAACATGTGGCTGGCTAATACCATGTACCCTATTGGATTGTTGATTTACGGCTGGACGCTCAACTATGGTGTCATTTTCATTGTTCCTGCAAttggcagcttcatctttggcgcGTCATCCATGCTCGTCTTTGTAagatttctcttttcccctctAAATCCCAAATCGAAAAATTAACCTCATCATAGTctgctgccaccaccatGCTCACGGAATTCGTGCGCAAGAAGAGCTCTGCCGGCGTTGCAGTCAACAATTTTGTTCGCAACATTCTCAGCTGCGTCGGCGTCATTGTCGCGGCTCCGTGGATTGACGCAATTGGTGTGGGATGGGTGTTCACCACTGTGGCTTTGTTTTGTATGATTGCCGGTTACATTGGCATTTGGACGTTGAGGAGGAATGCGCCTGAGTGGAGGAAACAGATGGATGAGGCGTTGAAGAACATATAATGAGTTTATGATACCCTAATTTGCAGTTGTTGATATTCATTTCAAGCGCTCTGTCTTGCTCTCTAGATTTCAAGTATGCTTATATGTGTTAAAAGAGATGAGGTTCATAACTTCATCACATCGTGCTGGAACTTTCGAAGCTATACCCTCCTCCTTTGTCATCGGAGTTGTCCCTCTCTTATTTCTCTCCAGCGAGCAACTTTCCAAGTGAATCAACGGCAACATTTCCACCACTAAACACAAGGCCCAAGTCCCATCCCTCTACGCCACCCTCCTTTTCCGCAAGCGCTCTGAAATCTTCGTCAAACAGCGCAACAGCCAGCGGAACACACGCGCTCGGCTCAACCACTAGCTTCATCCGCTCATATACAAGCCTCATCGCCTTGAGAATCTCTTCATCCGTCACGCTAAACATGCCGCTCACGAGACGCCGCTCGTAAATGACGCTCCAAGGGTGCACGCCCAACGGTGTTCGCAGTCCGTCGGCAACAGTGAGCGAAGACACGGCTGGGACACGTTCGCCCGACTCATATCCTCGCTTGGCATCGTCGGCTCCCTGGAATGAAGGCTCGGCTCCGAAGACGCGGATGCCGGTGCCCTCGCAACTCAAGGCCACGCCAGAGAGCATACCTCCGCCGCCACAGGgagtgatgatggcgtcgaggCCCTGCACGTtgccctttttcttg of the Trichoderma breve strain T069 chromosome 4, whole genome shotgun sequence genome contains:
- a CDS encoding major facilitator superfamily domain-containing protein, giving the protein MSSIPDPEKGECSPTSSPPSIHSSTDSITTAQSEEQDFDNEKKTVRNQILEDNPEPHHDALVPTVSLATAAQPTGDAAGQEAGRSRSRASTTRSRTLNVIPRSQRRGLLGRFAVVPEVDRPYDYKNSTKWGITLTIAVATAAAPLGSSIFYPALPEMTKSLNTTEDIANLSVALYMISMSIFPLWWSSFSEQFGRRSIYIISFALFLIFAILSAVSTNIAMLIVFRIFTGGASASVQAVGAGTIADIWESHERGRAMSMFYLGPLLAPLIAPIVGGALAQAWGWKATMWFLAIYGVVILAMLIFFLPETLARKKVETRKLAASAKQVFIDPLKVLLFLRFPPVFITVFTAAIAFGALFISNISIQQKFSQPPYNYSEIIVGLLYLPAGLGYFIASLFGGRWIDKIMARQAIKANRYDENGKLIYLPEDRFRENMWLANTMYPIGLLIYGWTLNYGVIFIVPAIGSFIFGASSMLVFSAATTMLTEFVRKKSSAGVAVNNFVRNILSCVGVIVAAPWIDAIGVGWVFTTVALFCMIAGYIGIWTLRRNAPEWRKQMDEALKNI